A window of the Vespa velutina chromosome 7, iVesVel2.1, whole genome shotgun sequence genome harbors these coding sequences:
- the LOC124950688 gene encoding protein virilizer isoform X1 translates to MDNTELLFFDTFSHDISEELNLDLVQFPKPVYISEVRIIPLGARVQADFPGGVRLGATNPSQFEIEFFVNDLSKPGASTFESLGGLEYKQNIHIQLECERKQIPTDGLVLRGWYTTITLAVYGSLTKSLNNPQEVISPAAGSTVCVSGLEETTENTTQVSEQQSEWYYENQNQSNTNETCVAATPPPPVQPIQVVEPSRNSTTDTGKVDSGQWEEDPNNTNVQKGVKRPSSPPSESLVSLSPESISAEEEEAEQDGVVAETGEPFEPILSDEDIMADDLPSTAEFECENVQLDAIYTLGPPDLLELEKPFETIEGNSMNNETIDKIRETLQSLSKSVLNFNNAPGQEKETFVHSCESLCATLGSCDLNVTDTNDLTNIINAGLDVDLARAQPQPAYKVRHVKVGVRLAEALCRLPQGPNILLKVDAPYKLLALCMRENVALPVKLSALRALDAALISPVIVQEFLKSKNNLYKNAIMMLDSAKLARLKYALSSLLRKVHIYEFLDELAELNKLTIKELTNAYICAPTLMAQPKRQLPASAQMEFEREENRNPRCHLISYFEHHKLAYYLLLALSSPESETDLIKATHRFLLRLSDTKEGLFYLLKQPEITKFILKALRYDSVSVGSIIAWRLQVVQCLTRLKYDTSDWVALKKLHSFLIYSEGLQAVIMVLPMGEFIDILIPYLSDANLCEFAAEIISVTIRYSDHVEIFQNRAGIILEKSRNQAVLRDVTSYLTTAAQLSNWNYGDVSSLVACIRKSAEKAASLPGQLITACRILHYLIFPSNNDIDPMEPYVELKYRNALTQLFAADGLTALVAVMSNISGFYEQPFLHRAALTGRRGLALVALLLPCVRLTRALLERLVKCMATDFKDLTAVVPLLGVYSLVEAIPSTRSVKSLSDEIVGTLLVFTQAVDSDGSGNVAKSLWTKMLGEVLKMVSLRPCNFIPGLKLLSRILPPLLTAKEAITDDTARILGVRKLWSAHLQAQANNLTETLRLLCASWNKDLLVLLSTVCKQLSDLAAPTALLVGRCLLDGIIATVPLENNVLILALLSDLARHAPMKATLLTLTSPASRAQVKSDQKYPPVIEMMCATLRTTSDVRVQQEILDIFETLCDCTLSLVQEDTNEPFEKRLTHSVPSKEPLLSILTILIEILATSTKFQPDILENTLHILLSLTSHNYGLYHVKSCLENNPDALRSLLEHISNLEDTDTKLIANLTIKFLENMIASDIQKRSLYLRAQQLATLISWDKAGHPLEKIQGAQELVNTLKFAEDKEEKEPLPEMLEPLLPTPEALLSQFSQRCLRTSVCIPRRSKKSPFITSNQTQNETTVDLIALAAELLPTDFNLLSEAQNLCSKAPPDDATQPLQTKTQPDDQENRDIQKQIPSSPITKMKQPFVAPMRGRTQFTNSLRGGLTVGSIGRGADPFRSRPPNTSRPPSLHVDDFVALETCGAQPTGPTGYNKLSIRGTCPSRVVNTGARSRPWVPETRPPYLR, encoded by the exons ATGGATAATACggaattgttattttttgacACATTTTCTCATGATATTTCAGAG GAATTAAATTTGGATTTAGTACAATTTCCAAAACCTGTTTACATTAGCGAGGTTAGGATAATACCTTTGGGAGCTAGAGTGCAAGCAGATTTTCCGGGAGGTGTGCGTCTTGg tGCTACTAATCCATCTCAGtttgaaatagaattttttgtaaatgatTTAAGCAAACCTGGAGCATCTACATTTGAATCTCTTGGAGGTTtagaatataaacaaaatattcacATTCAATTAGAATGTGAACGGAAACAAATACCAACTGATGGTTTAGTATTGCGAGGCTGGTACACTACTATTACTTTAGCTGTATACGGCTCTTTGACAAAATCATTGAATAATCCACAGGAAGTTATTAGTCCTGCTGCTGGATCTACTGTATGTGTAAGTGGATTGGAAGAAACAACGGAAAATACTACACAGGTTTCAGAGCAGCAGTCTGAATGGTATTATGAAAATCAAAATCAGTCTAATACAAAT GAAACATGTGTAGCAGCGACTCCACCACCACCCGTTCAACCAATTCAAGTAGTAGAACCCTCTAGAAATTCAACAACAGATACTGGAAAGGTAGATTCAGGACAGTGGGAGGAAGACCcaaataatacaaatgtaCAAAAAGGAGTGAAACGTCCATCTTCACCTCCTTCAGAATCTCTTGTTTCCTTGAGTCCAGAATCAATATCagctgaagaagaagaagctgaACAAGATGGAGTTGTTGCAGAAACAGGAGAACCGTTTGAACCAATATTATCTGATGAAGATATTATGGCTGATGATTTGCCATCTACAGCAGAATTTGAATGTGAAAATGTCCAGCTGGATGCAATTTATACCTTAGGACCGCCTGatttattagaattagaaaaacCATTTGAGACTATTGAAGGAAATTCTATGAATAATGAAACTATTGATAAAATACGGGAAACATTGCAATCCCTTTCAAAGTctgttttaaattttaataatgcacCAGGTCAAGAGAAGGAAACATTTGTACATAGTTGCGAATCGTTGTGCGCAACACTTGGTTCTTGTGATCTTAATGTTACTGATACCAATGATTTAACTAATATTATCAATGCAGGTCTTGATGTAGACCTTGCTCGTGCTCAACCACAACCAGCCTATAAAGTGCGTCACGTGAAAGTTGGCGTTCGTTTAGCTGAGGCTTTATGTAGACTTCCACAGGGACCAAACATACTTTTGAAAGTAGACGCaccttataaattattagcaCTATGCATGCGTGAAAATGTGGCACTTCCAGTTAAGCTTTCTGCACTTCGTGCATTAGATGCCGCATTGATAAGTCCAGTAATAGTTCAAGAGTTCTTGAagtcaaaaaataatttatacaaaaatgcTATAATGATGTTAGATTCGGCAAAGCTTGCAAGGCTGAAATACGCTTTGAGTTCGTTATTACGAAAAGTTCACATTTATGAATTTCTTGATGAATTAGCAGAACTtaataaattaacgataaaagaatTGACAAATGCATATATTTGTGCACCGACACTCATGGCTCAACCTAAGCGTCAATTACCGGCAAGTGCACAAATGGAATttgaacgagaagaaaatcgTAATCCTCGATGTCATTTAATCAGCTATTTTGAACATCATAAACTTGCATATTATTTGCTTCTAGCTCTATCTTCGCCAGAGTCAGAAACTGATTTAATTAAAGCGACGCATCGTTTCCTTTTGCGTCTTTCAGATACAAAAGAGGGTTTGTTCTATTTATTGAAACAACCAGAAATaactaaatttatattaaaagctTTAAGATATGATTCAGTAAGTGTAGGATCCATTATAGCATGGCGACTTCAAGTTGTACAATGTTTAACTCGTTTAAAATATGATACTTCCGATTGGGTGGCTTTAAAAAAGCTCCATTCTTTCCTTATATATTCTGAAGGATTACAAGCTGTAATAATGGTCCTTCCTATGGGtgaatttatagatattttaattcctTATCTTTCTGATGCTAATCTTTGTGAATTTGCTGCAGAGATAATATCAGTTACTATACGTTATTCCGACCAtgtagaaatttttcaaaatcgtGCTGGTattattcttgaaaaatcAAGAAATCAGGCTGTTTTAAGAGATGTAACATCATATTTAACAACTGCTGCTCAACTATCTAATTGGAATTATGGAGACGTTTCTTCACTTGTAGCATGCATTAGAAAAAGTGCGGAAAAAGCAGCATCCTTACCAGGTCAGTTAATTACAGCGTGCAGAATTCTGcactatttaatatttccttcAAATAATGACATAGATCCTATGGAACCATATGTCGAATTAAAGTATAGAAATGCTTTAACACAATTATTTGCTGCCGATGGCTTAACAGCGCTTGTTGCTGTTATGTCAAACATTTCTGGATTTTATGAACAGCCATTTTTACATCGTGCTGCTTTGACTGGACGAAGAGGATTAGCATTAGTCGCACTACTTCTTCCGTGTGTTAGACTGACTAGGGCACTGTTAGAGCGATTAGTCAAATGCATGGCAACTGACTTTAAAGATTTAACTGCTGTTGTGCCTTTGCTTGGTGTCTACTCATTGGTTGAAGCTATTCCTTCTACTAGATCGGTTAAAAGTCTTTCCGATGAGATTGTAGGAACACTTTTGGTATTTACACAAGCGGTAGATTCAGATGGATCTGGAAATGTAGCCAAATCTTTATGGACTAAAATGTTAGGTGAGGTTTTAAAAATGGTTTCTCTCAGACCGTGCAATTTTATTCCTGGCTTGAAACTTTTATCGCGTATACTTCCGCCATTATTAACTGCAAAGGAAGCTATAACCGATGATACAGCACGTATACTTGGTGTAAGAAAGTTATGGTCCGCACATCTTCAAGCACAAGCTAATAATCTTACAGAAACCTTAAGACTACTTTGTGCCAGTTggaataaagatttattagtACTTCTTTCCACAGTATGTAAACAATTGAGTGATTTAGCGGCACCTACTGCATTGTTAGTAGGTAGATGTTTATTAGATGGTATTATAGCTACAGTGCCACtggaaaataatgttttaatacTTGCCTTACTTAGTGACTTAGCAAGGCATGCTCCTATGAAAGCCACATTATTAACTCTGACCAGTCCAGCATCAAGAGCACAAGTAAAATCTGATCAAAAATATCCTCCAGTTATTGAAATGATGTGTGCAACACTTAGGACTACTAGCGATGTTCGAGTTCAACAAGAAATTCTTGATATCTTTGAGACATTATGTGATTGTACGCTAAGCCTTGTTCAAGAAGATACTAATGAACCTTTTGAAAAGAGATTAACACATTCGGTACCAAGTAAAGAACCACTTTTATCAATTCTTactatattaattgaaattctaGCAACTAGCACTAAATTTCAGCcagatatattagaaaatacttTGCACATACTTCTATCTCTTACTAGTCATAATTATGGCTTGTATCATGTAAAAAGCTGTTTGGAAAACAATCCTGATGCATTAAGATCATTATTAGAACATATTTCAAATCTAGAAGATACAGATACAAAACTTATTGCGAATTTAACAATAAAGTTTTTAGAGAATATGATTGCCAGTGATATACAAAAGAGATCATTATATCTGCGTGCACAACAATTAGCAACTTTGATATCCTGGGATAAAGCGGGACATCCTTTAGAGAAAATACAAGGTGCACAAGAATTGGtaaatactttaaaatttgctgaagataaagaagaaaaggaaccaTTACCTGAAATGTTAGAACCATTATTACCTACACCGGAAGCCTTGCTAAGTCAATTTTCACAACGATGTTTAAGAACATCTGTATGCATTCCTAGACGCTCAAAGAAATCTCCATTTATCACATCAAATCAAACACAAAACGAAACAACGGTAGATTTAATAGCTCTTGCAGCTGAACTACTTCCTACTGATTTTAATCTGCTATCAGAAGCACAGAATTTATGTTCTAAAGCACCACCCGATGATGCAACACAACCATTACAAACAAAAACTCAACCCGATGATCAGGAAAATAGAGATATTCAAAAACAAATACCTTCCTCCCCTATTACGAAAATGAAGCAACCATTTG TAGCACCTATGAGAGGTAGGACACAATTTACAAATTCTTTAAGAGGCGGTCTTACTGTCGGAAGTATAGGAAGAGGTGCAGATCCATTCCGTTCACGGCCGCCAAATACATCAAGACCTCCATCCTTACATGTAGATGATTTTGTGGCATTAGAAACATGTGGAGCACAACCTACAGGACCAACTGGCTACAATAAACTTAGTATTCGTGGAACATGCCCGTCTCGTGTGGTAAATACTGGAGCAAGAAGTCGTCCATGGGTACCAGAAACACGACCCCCTTATCTCCGATAA
- the LOC124950688 gene encoding protein virilizer isoform X2, whose product MDNTELLFFDTFSHDISEELNLDLVQFPKPVYISEVRIIPLGARVQADFPGGVRLGATNPSQFEIEFFVNDLSKPGASTFESLGGLEYKQNIHIQLECERKQIPTDGLVLRGWYTTITLAVYGSLTKSLNNPQEVISPAAGSTVCVSGLEETTENTTQVSEQQSEWYYENQNQSNTNETCVAATPPPPVQPIQVVEPSRNSTTDTGKVDSGQWEEDPNNTNVQKGVKRPSSPPSESLVSLSPESISAEEEEAEQDGVVAETGEPFEPILSDEDIMADDLPSTAEFECENVQLDAIYTLGPPDLLELEKPFETIEGNSMNNETIDKIRETLQSLSKSVLNFNNAPGQEKETFVHSCESLCATLGSCDLNVTDTNDLTNIINAGLDVDLARAQPQPAYKVRHVKVGVRLAEALCRLPQGPNILLKVDAPYKLLALCMRENVALPVKLSALRALDAALISPVIVQEFLKSKNNLYKNAIMMLDSAKLARLKYALSSLLRKVHIYEFLDELAELNKLTIKELTNAYICAPTLMAQPKRQLPASAQMEFEREENRNPRCHLISYFEHHKLAYYLLLALSSPESETDLIKATHRFLLRLSDTKEGLFYLLKQPEITKFILKALRYDSVSVGSIIAWRLQVVQCLTRLKYDTSDWVALKKLHSFLIYSEGLQAVIMVLPMGEFIDILIPYLSDANLCEFAAEIISVTIRYSDHVEIFQNRAGIILEKSRNQAVLRDVTSYLTTAAQLSNWNYGDVSSLVACIRKSAEKAASLPGQLITACRILHYLIFPSNNDIDPMEPYVELKYRNALTQLFAADGLTALVAVMSNISGFYEQPFLHRAALTGRRGLALVALLLPCVRLTRALLERLVKCMATDFKDLTAVVPLLGVYSLVEAIPSTRSVKSLSDEIVGTLLVFTQAVDSDGSGNVAKSLWTKMLGEVLKMVSLRPCNFIPGLKLLSRILPPLLTAKEAITDDTARILGVRKLWSAHLQAQANNLTETLRLLCASWNKDLLVLLSTVCKQLSDLAAPTALLVGRCLLDGIIATVPLENNVLILALLSDLARHAPMKATLLTLTSPASRAQVKSDQKYPPVIEMMCATLRTTSDVRVQQEILDIFETLCDCTLSLVQEDTNEPFEKRLTHSVPSKEPLLSILTILIEILATSTKFQPDILENTLHILLSLTSHNYGLYHVKSCLENNPDALRSLLEHISNLEDTDTKLIANLTIKFLENMIASDIQKRSLYLRAQQLATLISWDKAGHPLEKIQGAQELVNTLKFAEDKEEKEPLPEMLEPLLPTPEALLSQFSQRCLRTSVCIPRRSKKSPFITSNQTQNETTVDLIALAAELLPTDFNLLSEAQNLCSKAPPDDATQPLQTKTQPDDQENRDIQKQIPSSPITKMKQPFAPMRGRTQFTNSLRGGLTVGSIGRGADPFRSRPPNTSRPPSLHVDDFVALETCGAQPTGPTGYNKLSIRGTCPSRVVNTGARSRPWVPETRPPYLR is encoded by the exons ATGGATAATACggaattgttattttttgacACATTTTCTCATGATATTTCAGAG GAATTAAATTTGGATTTAGTACAATTTCCAAAACCTGTTTACATTAGCGAGGTTAGGATAATACCTTTGGGAGCTAGAGTGCAAGCAGATTTTCCGGGAGGTGTGCGTCTTGg tGCTACTAATCCATCTCAGtttgaaatagaattttttgtaaatgatTTAAGCAAACCTGGAGCATCTACATTTGAATCTCTTGGAGGTTtagaatataaacaaaatattcacATTCAATTAGAATGTGAACGGAAACAAATACCAACTGATGGTTTAGTATTGCGAGGCTGGTACACTACTATTACTTTAGCTGTATACGGCTCTTTGACAAAATCATTGAATAATCCACAGGAAGTTATTAGTCCTGCTGCTGGATCTACTGTATGTGTAAGTGGATTGGAAGAAACAACGGAAAATACTACACAGGTTTCAGAGCAGCAGTCTGAATGGTATTATGAAAATCAAAATCAGTCTAATACAAAT GAAACATGTGTAGCAGCGACTCCACCACCACCCGTTCAACCAATTCAAGTAGTAGAACCCTCTAGAAATTCAACAACAGATACTGGAAAGGTAGATTCAGGACAGTGGGAGGAAGACCcaaataatacaaatgtaCAAAAAGGAGTGAAACGTCCATCTTCACCTCCTTCAGAATCTCTTGTTTCCTTGAGTCCAGAATCAATATCagctgaagaagaagaagctgaACAAGATGGAGTTGTTGCAGAAACAGGAGAACCGTTTGAACCAATATTATCTGATGAAGATATTATGGCTGATGATTTGCCATCTACAGCAGAATTTGAATGTGAAAATGTCCAGCTGGATGCAATTTATACCTTAGGACCGCCTGatttattagaattagaaaaacCATTTGAGACTATTGAAGGAAATTCTATGAATAATGAAACTATTGATAAAATACGGGAAACATTGCAATCCCTTTCAAAGTctgttttaaattttaataatgcacCAGGTCAAGAGAAGGAAACATTTGTACATAGTTGCGAATCGTTGTGCGCAACACTTGGTTCTTGTGATCTTAATGTTACTGATACCAATGATTTAACTAATATTATCAATGCAGGTCTTGATGTAGACCTTGCTCGTGCTCAACCACAACCAGCCTATAAAGTGCGTCACGTGAAAGTTGGCGTTCGTTTAGCTGAGGCTTTATGTAGACTTCCACAGGGACCAAACATACTTTTGAAAGTAGACGCaccttataaattattagcaCTATGCATGCGTGAAAATGTGGCACTTCCAGTTAAGCTTTCTGCACTTCGTGCATTAGATGCCGCATTGATAAGTCCAGTAATAGTTCAAGAGTTCTTGAagtcaaaaaataatttatacaaaaatgcTATAATGATGTTAGATTCGGCAAAGCTTGCAAGGCTGAAATACGCTTTGAGTTCGTTATTACGAAAAGTTCACATTTATGAATTTCTTGATGAATTAGCAGAACTtaataaattaacgataaaagaatTGACAAATGCATATATTTGTGCACCGACACTCATGGCTCAACCTAAGCGTCAATTACCGGCAAGTGCACAAATGGAATttgaacgagaagaaaatcgTAATCCTCGATGTCATTTAATCAGCTATTTTGAACATCATAAACTTGCATATTATTTGCTTCTAGCTCTATCTTCGCCAGAGTCAGAAACTGATTTAATTAAAGCGACGCATCGTTTCCTTTTGCGTCTTTCAGATACAAAAGAGGGTTTGTTCTATTTATTGAAACAACCAGAAATaactaaatttatattaaaagctTTAAGATATGATTCAGTAAGTGTAGGATCCATTATAGCATGGCGACTTCAAGTTGTACAATGTTTAACTCGTTTAAAATATGATACTTCCGATTGGGTGGCTTTAAAAAAGCTCCATTCTTTCCTTATATATTCTGAAGGATTACAAGCTGTAATAATGGTCCTTCCTATGGGtgaatttatagatattttaattcctTATCTTTCTGATGCTAATCTTTGTGAATTTGCTGCAGAGATAATATCAGTTACTATACGTTATTCCGACCAtgtagaaatttttcaaaatcgtGCTGGTattattcttgaaaaatcAAGAAATCAGGCTGTTTTAAGAGATGTAACATCATATTTAACAACTGCTGCTCAACTATCTAATTGGAATTATGGAGACGTTTCTTCACTTGTAGCATGCATTAGAAAAAGTGCGGAAAAAGCAGCATCCTTACCAGGTCAGTTAATTACAGCGTGCAGAATTCTGcactatttaatatttccttcAAATAATGACATAGATCCTATGGAACCATATGTCGAATTAAAGTATAGAAATGCTTTAACACAATTATTTGCTGCCGATGGCTTAACAGCGCTTGTTGCTGTTATGTCAAACATTTCTGGATTTTATGAACAGCCATTTTTACATCGTGCTGCTTTGACTGGACGAAGAGGATTAGCATTAGTCGCACTACTTCTTCCGTGTGTTAGACTGACTAGGGCACTGTTAGAGCGATTAGTCAAATGCATGGCAACTGACTTTAAAGATTTAACTGCTGTTGTGCCTTTGCTTGGTGTCTACTCATTGGTTGAAGCTATTCCTTCTACTAGATCGGTTAAAAGTCTTTCCGATGAGATTGTAGGAACACTTTTGGTATTTACACAAGCGGTAGATTCAGATGGATCTGGAAATGTAGCCAAATCTTTATGGACTAAAATGTTAGGTGAGGTTTTAAAAATGGTTTCTCTCAGACCGTGCAATTTTATTCCTGGCTTGAAACTTTTATCGCGTATACTTCCGCCATTATTAACTGCAAAGGAAGCTATAACCGATGATACAGCACGTATACTTGGTGTAAGAAAGTTATGGTCCGCACATCTTCAAGCACAAGCTAATAATCTTACAGAAACCTTAAGACTACTTTGTGCCAGTTggaataaagatttattagtACTTCTTTCCACAGTATGTAAACAATTGAGTGATTTAGCGGCACCTACTGCATTGTTAGTAGGTAGATGTTTATTAGATGGTATTATAGCTACAGTGCCACtggaaaataatgttttaatacTTGCCTTACTTAGTGACTTAGCAAGGCATGCTCCTATGAAAGCCACATTATTAACTCTGACCAGTCCAGCATCAAGAGCACAAGTAAAATCTGATCAAAAATATCCTCCAGTTATTGAAATGATGTGTGCAACACTTAGGACTACTAGCGATGTTCGAGTTCAACAAGAAATTCTTGATATCTTTGAGACATTATGTGATTGTACGCTAAGCCTTGTTCAAGAAGATACTAATGAACCTTTTGAAAAGAGATTAACACATTCGGTACCAAGTAAAGAACCACTTTTATCAATTCTTactatattaattgaaattctaGCAACTAGCACTAAATTTCAGCcagatatattagaaaatacttTGCACATACTTCTATCTCTTACTAGTCATAATTATGGCTTGTATCATGTAAAAAGCTGTTTGGAAAACAATCCTGATGCATTAAGATCATTATTAGAACATATTTCAAATCTAGAAGATACAGATACAAAACTTATTGCGAATTTAACAATAAAGTTTTTAGAGAATATGATTGCCAGTGATATACAAAAGAGATCATTATATCTGCGTGCACAACAATTAGCAACTTTGATATCCTGGGATAAAGCGGGACATCCTTTAGAGAAAATACAAGGTGCACAAGAATTGGtaaatactttaaaatttgctgaagataaagaagaaaaggaaccaTTACCTGAAATGTTAGAACCATTATTACCTACACCGGAAGCCTTGCTAAGTCAATTTTCACAACGATGTTTAAGAACATCTGTATGCATTCCTAGACGCTCAAAGAAATCTCCATTTATCACATCAAATCAAACACAAAACGAAACAACGGTAGATTTAATAGCTCTTGCAGCTGAACTACTTCCTACTGATTTTAATCTGCTATCAGAAGCACAGAATTTATGTTCTAAAGCACCACCCGATGATGCAACACAACCATTACAAACAAAAACTCAACCCGATGATCAGGAAAATAGAGATATTCAAAAACAAATACCTTCCTCCCCTATTACGAAAATGAAGCAACCATTTG CACCTATGAGAGGTAGGACACAATTTACAAATTCTTTAAGAGGCGGTCTTACTGTCGGAAGTATAGGAAGAGGTGCAGATCCATTCCGTTCACGGCCGCCAAATACATCAAGACCTCCATCCTTACATGTAGATGATTTTGTGGCATTAGAAACATGTGGAGCACAACCTACAGGACCAACTGGCTACAATAAACTTAGTATTCGTGGAACATGCCCGTCTCGTGTGGTAAATACTGGAGCAAGAAGTCGTCCATGGGTACCAGAAACACGACCCCCTTATCTCCGATAA